In Zingiber officinale cultivar Zhangliang chromosome 9B, Zo_v1.1, whole genome shotgun sequence, the genomic window TTGATCAATTCATCGACTGACTGAATGCAAACGAGCATGGATAATATGATTAGACTAATTGGACTTGATTGGCCAAGTTGAGTCAATCTATTGAAAAACcagaaatttgaattttaaatattcCTTAAGATGATGAAAAAAAATGCCACATGAAATTCAGAatttatctaaaaaaaaaatgatatgacTATTATTATTATCCACTATACATAGCGAGTGAGCTAATTTATTGAAATACGACAGAAATATCATTTGAGATTGATGTTTTGAGATTCAGAGTAGCAACGCATGTAGCAACTTTCGAGATTAAGACAATTGAAATCGACACAAGTGGTGTAGTGATCAAGCCAGAAAGATAGAATATCCTCTTGCTCCTCGTAAGGAAATTTCTCGATCATTCTCTCCAGTAATCTGACCGTATCTGGTTTCTTTCCAAGTTGGCAAAGTAATGGCAGCCATGCCTGAGCATTGCTAGTCGGGAGCTTGTTGAATTTCCCTCCAACTCCAATTCCTCCGAGTCGACGATGAGTGTGAACATAAATTCTTGAACCACAATaggaaaaaagaaaatataatatttaCGAGTGctgttaatattaaaaatatcagTATTAAAAAGAAGATGAAGAATTGCTACCGCAAACACGGACGATTACGTTTTGAAGACGCGGCTTGACGGAGATTGCGAGCACAGGGAGCCTTAACATCGACCCCCACATCGTCACCGCCGTCGAGGCGGCGCTGCTCTCCGCCATCTTTTGCCCAAGCCACATCGTCTCCGCCGAGGCACCGCGCTGCTCATCTCTCGCCTGCGAGGCCCAACTCGGCCGCAGCCCCGATGCCAGACGCACCTCCGCCTCGATGGAGGCCTCGAGGAGTGCGATCGTCCTCGCGAAAGCGACGGCCAGAGCTGCGCGGTTGAGATCCAGGAGTTCTTCCACGCCGCTGCCGAGGTTTCTGTAAAGGATCCGATCGGCGAGAGAGCGTACGAGGTCGTACTTGCGGGAGTCGACGGGGGCGCTGGACACAGCGGAGAGGACGCGCGAGAGAGCACGGCCGGCGCGGTTGGAATCAGGTGAGAGAGGCAGCGGCTCGATGGAAGCGGAATCAGCGGGGGAAGGCAGCGGCTCGGTGGAGGCGGAATCAGGAGAGGAAGGCATCGGCTCGAGTGGAGGCTGCGACTCTGTGGGGGCGGAATTAGCGGGGGTAAGCATCGGCTTGGTGGAGGCGGAAGCAACGGGGGAAGGAAGCGGCTCAGGTGAAGGAAGCGGCTCGGTGGAGGCAGAATTAACGGGAAAAGGCAGCGGCTTGGTGGAGGCGGAACCAACGGGGGCAGACAGCGGCTCGGTGGAGGCGGAATTAACGGGAAAAGGCGGTGGCTCGGTGGAGGCGGATTCAGCTGGGGAAGACAGCGGTAAGGAAGATCGGGAAGGGGGGAACGAGGCGAGGCAACAGAGGAGAAGCCATACGGAAGACATTGTTGGAAAAACTTGAATGGAAATGCGCGTGTGGGTTGTAGTCCCACAACGATTGAAAGTAAGACTTTCCGACTGATTCGGAACAAAGGAAGTTGAAAATCCAGGGTCGGGAGGACATCAACCCATTGCTCGTAAAAATCAGTCAGGACACGATATGTCTGCGAAAGACAACTTATTGGCCAGTATGCAAGCCAAAGGCAAGGTCGCCAACTTGCTTGCACGCCACGTGACAGGCCACGTGGCAAGTGTGCAAGAGCTTGCAAACCACttggcaagcatgcaagccacaacgtggcttgcttgaagccaacagcaagccacgttgtggcttgctggcaagcatgcaagccacaacgtggttTGCTGTGCTTGCAAGACTTGCaagtagacctgaccacggttcggaaccgacggttcgacggttcggaaccgccggttcgacggttccaggcaggtcgacccttaaccttaaccgcccaagacggttacggttcacggttcggttcacggttcgtcacggttcaagattaatatgttaaaaaaaataaaaaataaaaaattaaacattaaacattaaaaattagaaattaaaatttattaaaaaaagggcttgcacttatttaagttgtctacgtatccctttaggggaatcaaagcccacgtagttcttttacatttttatcctttaacATTTTCATTCatttccatttcctgttcctgtcgtatttgtttattcagtatcaaaatcttcaacttcgtcatctgaaagttgcattccttggattcttttctccgctctggtccaatcgtccagtaatgcttgggcttccaatgagtcgggagacaaagttgatcgtcgttcatctaatatgttgccgctggcactgaacgtctgctccacagcaacagttgacactggacaagctaaaatttcttttgcgatcacggagagaacgggaaagctttgagccttctgtgaccaccactttaagatatcgaagttttcgctatctgcttcattaaaatcaaaagaagtcgtaaaataattctcaagttcctgtgtggaacttgaggatcctcgtggacgttttgtccgttcttttaataagagttgtgcttttgtaagttttaaattactactagtagtttgttgaatttcagaaatattaatttgtgttccatattttgcataatattgattataaatatcatataaataaattctaacattatatataatattagctggatcaggggaagaagaatctttaattggaattaaagcatcataatataaagttaacatttcttataaaacttctaatttaaatctaggatctaaagcaaatgcaattaaataaatttcaggaattaaataaaaatatttttcccatttagttttcatagctaagatgcaaggagataaagattcattattaatatattcatttaaaactaatattatattagaaaaaaattttaaaactaactgagcagtgggataataaacaccggaaagtaattcggttgcatcattaaatacttttaaaatttcacaaatactactacaaatattccattgttgtgaaaataaatatatattagtattagtgttttgtgcaaaaaatgaacataataattctttatattgaaatgaatcttgtaataattggtatgttgaattccaacgtgttggtacatcacgtggaaatttttttaggtctcattccattaattttacaaaacctaccccattatttcattatagatggatgagaccataaataagaaattacaattctaattggtttaatataactttctaaaatttttaaaccatcttgaacacataaatttaaaacatagcatacacaacgaatatgaaaaaataaacctccaataataggttgacaaaaaaaatttagatcatctatacaagcggtattagaactagcattatctaatgatattgaaaatattttatgagttaaaccatattcttctaaaattaaacataataattgtgcgatattatgagcattatgtgattcatcaaaaactctataagctaataatcttttttggaggttccaagagttatcgatccaatgacaagtcacacccatatacgaatatgtttgccaatgatcactccaaatatcggaacataaagaaactttattatctaatttactaaattcaccaattaaattcttttttccttgttttactaattttttaattgtacgagtaagtgtagtcctaggaacacgtttagcacatggattaagagattctttacaaaaatcttcaaatgtgcatttagatccaaaactaaaagaaagatattctacggaaacaaatttagctaatgattctcttaatttattatccgaatataaaaataaaccggaatcggtactaccgctagttgaagaaaatcttgataattgtgtttgagaacggtcgagtccatattccgtcgggtgtttcgtttctacatgtcgtttcaacgacccatagccgccgccggcttggaatttgtaggaagtatTGCAGtgtttacattttgcacgcatttctcccgacggaagagtgacattctcaaaatgtttagtaaaaatagaagactttagaggaggaagttcccgaaccttagaagtaattgcatcgatacttccttgtgtgtcgggtgtcggattcggaagatgctcgatctcatcatcggtggattgaatgttggggtcctcctcccgcggattcattatttgctttcccttccgagctcgagatgatgcacctccgcggcctccttccattgtaattgaaaattgaaaacgaaacgtgtagagattagagaatacgaaaatgagattaagagtagagaagatgtgtgtgaaaaatgatgaaataagctctctatttatagagttttgatagtaacggacactaaatcatagccattgatcaaaaaacggtcaaatgatcctaaccgttgaaaaaatacctaaaacctcccaacggctatgaaccgccggttaaccggcggttcaagccgttaaAAAATTCAACCCgctggttaaccggcggttcgccggtttttacacccaatgaaccggaaccggtccggtaacttgccgggccggttccggttcgacccggcgaaccgggtcaacgggcaaccggcccgttgacccggttacgggcccgggccgggtccgggccagaccccgCCCAGGGTCGGGTCTACTTGCAAGCCTTGCACCAGGCAAGGTCTATAAAGAGACCTTAAGTGGAATCAAGAGAGAAGAGCAGAAGTGAAGAGAGCATAGCAGAATAAACAGCTCAGTGAGCTTTGTGAGAGAAGTTCAAGTGAATTTTCTGTGCTCTTCCCTTCCTCTTTGAATCCCTATGTTTCCTTCCCTTCTGTTGTGCACTTATTTTGCTCAACAGAAATAgtgatagttttcggatctagttcagatcgtcacgacaaccagtgctcggttgtgctcgtgatcctgccgttttatcctgggaaacagacgtccacctaatcctctgagcaccacggaggggccgaatctgttttaaggagacaaCGCTCTGCTGGACTCGACATCTACTCTGAGTTCGTGCTGCAGCTCTCGACATCCTGTTAGCAACTCTCAGCAGCAACGTGGCGCCGCTCGACAACTCACGGTGTCCGCAACTCATCTACTCGGCACGTGGCTCGGCTCGCTAGAGTCGACAggttgagattatctgctcaaacctACTTGATTGTAAGTCTTTGAACATCTGATACGCACTCAGAAGCGTGAAACAGAGCTTCTGAGACAATCACATAGATTGTAACGGGTTTACACCCAACAaaacttaaaacagattcggTCTGTTACCATGGCGGCAGAAAATGTTAAGATGCAACAGGCTCAACATGTGCCGGcctcctccgccccgattgggaatgtgccaatcaatcacggggaaaagctagaaaaattcacaggagtgaatttcaagcggtggcagcagaagatgttcttctacttAACCACGCTAGGTCTGACACGTATCTTGACCGAGGAAATTCCCAAGGTTGTTAAGGGTGTAGATGAGGTGAACACCCTCCTTCTGCTCGACAAATGGAACGAGTCTGAGTTCCTCTGTCGAAACTACATCCTTAACAATCTTGCCGACTCACTCTATCTTGTGTATTGTGAGATAAAAACggcaaaggaactgtgggaatCTCTGGACAAGAAATATAAATCGGAGGATGCTGGGGCCAAAAAGTTTATTGTTGGTCGTTTTCTGGACTATAAGATGAGTGACTCGAAGTCTGTAATcagtcaagtccaggagcttcaagtactcttacaagaaattcactcagaaggtatgactctgagcgaaaccttccaagtgACAGCTATCATCGAAAAGCTACCAACTGGCTGGAAGGACTTTAAGAATtatctgaagcacaagcggaaggaaatgaatctggaggaacttgttgttcaccttcgtatagaagaagacaacaagaattcGGAGAGAAAACTGTTATCTCAGGTTACTGTAAAAGCCAATGTTATTGAGCACGGACAAAGCTCAAA contains:
- the LOC122024805 gene encoding formin-like protein 14 is translated as MSSVWLLLCCLASFPPSRSSLPLSSPAESASTEPPPFPVNSASTEPLSAPVGSASTKPLPFPVNSASTEPLPSPEPLPSPVASASTKPMLTPANSAPTESQPPLEPMPSSPDSASTEPLPSPADSASIEPLPLSPDSNRAGRALSRVLSAVSSAPVDSRKYDLVRSLADRILYRNLGSGVEELLDLNRAALAVAFARTIALLEASIEAEVRLASGLRPSWASQARDEQRGASAETMWLGQKMAESSAASTAVTMWGSMLRLPVLAISVKPRLQNVIVRVCEFMFTLIVDSEELELEGNSTSSRLAMLRHGCHYFANLERNQIRSDYWRE